The following are encoded together in the Thermodesulfobacteriota bacterium genome:
- a CDS encoding HD domain-containing phosphohydrolase: MVPFRPRILILEDEISIQKVIGRTLETALYQYDSAFCAEDARRLCQTTTYDLALCDIGLPGESGISFIHWLTRVYPETMVIMVTGCDDMSVAEQTLNHGAYSYVVKPFSGRTLLINIVGALNERQRHLKCRQQTNQLQEEVSLQAMELAETNARLKRTMNGVIKAMAAALESRDPYTVGHQQRVAELSIAIGKRLCLDENRLEALYIAAMVHDIGKISIPAQILSKPGKLSPIEFGLIQTHAETGFRIMKEIDFPWPVADIVHQHHERIDGSGYPQGLKESELMLESKILTVADVVEAMASHRPYRPALGIQLALAEITANRNRYYAADVVHACLEVFANNSEHQFAFPGGVCFKASESRNDLFIQ; this comes from the coding sequence ATGGTCCCTTTTCGCCCTCGCATTCTAATCCTTGAAGATGAGATCTCAATTCAAAAAGTGATCGGCCGGACACTGGAAACGGCACTTTATCAATACGACTCGGCTTTCTGCGCCGAAGACGCCCGCCGGTTATGCCAGACGACAACATATGATCTGGCCCTCTGCGATATCGGGCTGCCGGGCGAAAGCGGGATATCGTTTATCCACTGGTTGACCAGGGTTTATCCCGAGACCATGGTGATTATGGTAACCGGCTGTGATGATATGTCGGTGGCCGAGCAGACCTTGAATCACGGCGCATACAGTTATGTGGTCAAGCCGTTTTCAGGACGGACCCTGCTGATCAACATTGTCGGCGCTCTGAACGAGCGACAACGACATCTTAAATGCCGGCAGCAGACGAATCAGCTTCAGGAGGAAGTTTCTCTTCAGGCCATGGAACTGGCCGAAACCAACGCCCGGCTGAAACGGACCATGAACGGCGTTATTAAAGCCATGGCCGCCGCACTGGAATCCAGAGACCCGTACACCGTCGGTCATCAGCAACGTGTGGCCGAACTATCCATCGCCATCGGTAAACGATTGTGCCTGGACGAAAACCGGCTTGAGGCACTTTATATCGCAGCCATGGTCCACGATATCGGAAAGATATCCATCCCGGCGCAAATTCTCAGCAAACCCGGAAAATTATCGCCGATCGAGTTCGGGCTGATCCAGACGCACGCGGAAACGGGATTCAGAATTATGAAGGAAATCGATTTCCCCTGGCCTGTTGCCGATATTGTACATCAGCATCACGAGCGGATCGACGGCTCGGGTTATCCGCAGGGCCTGAAGGAAAGCGAGTTGATGCTGGAATCGAAAATTCTGACCGTGGCCGATGTAGTTGAAGCCATGGCCTCTCACCGACCTTATCGTCCGGCGCTGGGAATTCAGCTGGCGCTGGCGGAAATCACGGCCAACAGAAATCGTTATTACGCCGCCGATGTGGTCCATGCCTGTCTGGAAGTCTTTGCCAATAATAGTGAACATCAATTTGCATTTCCAGGGGGAGTCTGTTTTAAAGCATCAGAATCCCGTAATGATTTGTTTATTCAATAA
- a CDS encoding glycyl-radical enzyme activating protein: protein MSGSDVLTVFEVQRFSTEDGPGIRTTVFLKGCPLRCRWCHNPESISPLVEIVWFAVRCIGCRTCVDLCPEKALDLTAEGMIIDRDKCTRCGLCAKECPSTALEQIGSQWMVDDLVNEVLKDRTYYETSAGGVTVSGGEPALQAPAVASFLSRLREHGIHTAVDTCGLCNREALNLMLPHATLVLFDLKIADPVIHRDLTGSDNRRILENFAYVTGYTAGHLYPAGIWVRTPVIPGATDQDDNIAAIGRHIADVGGKAVTRWELCAFNNLCADKYRRLGTRWAFEGCSCLPAETMERLATVARKSGVNPEIVVWSGATGKG, encoded by the coding sequence ATGAGCGGCTCTGATGTCCTGACGGTTTTCGAGGTCCAGCGCTTTTCCACGGAAGACGGTCCCGGCATCCGCACCACCGTTTTTCTTAAAGGTTGCCCCTTACGCTGCCGCTGGTGCCACAACCCGGAAAGCATTTCCCCCCTGGTGGAAATCGTCTGGTTTGCCGTGCGCTGCATCGGGTGCCGGACCTGCGTCGACCTCTGTCCGGAAAAGGCCCTTGACCTGACCGCTGAAGGCATGATCATCGACCGGGATAAATGCACCCGCTGCGGCCTGTGCGCGAAAGAGTGCCCGTCCACGGCACTGGAGCAGATCGGTTCCCAATGGATGGTCGACGATCTGGTCAACGAGGTGCTCAAGGACCGGACCTATTACGAAACATCGGCCGGCGGCGTGACCGTGTCCGGCGGGGAACCCGCCCTGCAGGCCCCGGCCGTGGCATCGTTTCTTTCGCGATTGCGGGAACACGGCATCCATACGGCCGTGGACACCTGCGGCCTGTGCAACCGGGAAGCCCTGAACCTGATGCTGCCCCACGCGACCCTGGTGCTGTTTGACCTCAAAATCGCCGATCCCGTGATCCACAGGGACCTGACCGGCAGCGACAACCGCCGCATCCTGGAGAACTTCGCTTATGTCACCGGTTACACGGCCGGTCATCTCTATCCGGCCGGGATCTGGGTGCGCACGCCGGTCATCCCCGGCGCCACGGATCAGGATGACAATATCGCCGCCATCGGCCGCCATATTGCCGACGTCGGCGGTAAAGCCGTGACCCGCTGGGAGCTTTGCGCCTTCAACAACCTGTGCGCCGACAAGTACCGGCGCCTCGGAACCCGCTGGGCATTCGAGGGCTGCTCCTGTCTCCCGGCCGAAACCATGGAACGCCTGGCTACGGTTGCCCGGAAGTCAGGGGTAAACCCGGAAATCGTCGTCTGGAGCGGGGCGACGGGGAAGGGTTGA
- a CDS encoding pyruvate formate lyase family protein, giving the protein MSSATAKKFEQSLKAPGALSDRITWLRDYYFKGTDRAWNNEFTAWSTGTAWDTQFNEMTFYIVPETYPLIRTMGGSFRQAARNVPLPDNFWDQSLPERRAWFVKEVMVNHLPKEVLPGDLIAGGRFNLQTSLCLTKDEQAEYNRLINGKKGARSAMKWFHDHGYGNAGATSGHLVPGHERALQIGWQGIAGELGALYTALSEEDRQGPRGRQLRAMITAASMPRELAAQYARICRGLSDWETDPVRRRELDQMARNLDRVPWYPPVTFWEAVQALWINHMLVMSDENYPGPGVSFGRVDQYLLPFWENSLKTGMSREFGKEILKCFWIHCNTAYDAMIRNGYQGITSGFGQLVTLSGLGKDGRDMTNDLTFAMLEVIDEMSPILEPKPNIRLHRHSPDALLDKVVDMVGASQGAPFLLNFDERSMAGMMREARLAGLGHLINETNVHEYAPVGCLENTMVGNDRSGTVDCNLNLLKAVELALNNGRDLLSFTDPITGKTEKIGQDGPATGDATRFTAWEEFWNAYKIQTAAIIKRCVDLYETSESIRAKYFPTPYLSCLVKGCAEKGLDITRGGAQISFVTLEAVTFATTVDSLLAIQYLVFEARKCDMAELIRALRANWEGYEMLQTLAKNRAPKYGRDDDRADAMAREVMTLWCDETWKHKTRVTGRQFRPGMLSWNYWAGDGFVMAASPDGRRKGQFLSNAICPSNGADINGPTANTNSVGKALGGMSPDGQGDLDGYVNMLPNGASHTISFQPAMVRDPAHREKFKAFLKAYARNGGTALQINMVDPDMLRDAQKHPEDYRHLLVRVTGYNAYFTAVGRELQNEIIERVSHERL; this is encoded by the coding sequence ATGTCATCCGCCACCGCGAAAAAATTCGAACAATCACTGAAGGCGCCCGGCGCGCTTTCCGACCGCATCACCTGGCTGCGGGATTATTATTTTAAAGGCACGGACCGGGCCTGGAACAACGAGTTCACCGCCTGGTCCACCGGCACGGCCTGGGACACGCAATTTAATGAAATGACGTTTTATATCGTGCCCGAGACCTATCCCCTGATCCGCACCATGGGCGGTTCCTTCCGCCAGGCCGCGCGCAACGTACCCCTGCCCGATAATTTCTGGGACCAGAGCCTGCCGGAAAGGCGGGCCTGGTTTGTCAAGGAAGTCATGGTCAACCATCTGCCCAAAGAGGTCCTGCCCGGCGACCTGATCGCCGGCGGACGGTTCAACCTCCAGACCTCCCTGTGCCTGACGAAAGACGAGCAGGCCGAATACAACCGGCTGATCAACGGCAAAAAAGGGGCCCGTTCGGCCATGAAATGGTTTCATGACCACGGCTACGGCAATGCCGGCGCCACCTCCGGCCACCTGGTCCCCGGCCACGAACGGGCCCTGCAGATCGGCTGGCAGGGCATTGCCGGCGAACTGGGCGCGCTCTACACCGCCCTGTCCGAGGAGGACCGACAGGGGCCGCGGGGCCGGCAGTTGCGGGCCATGATCACGGCGGCCTCCATGCCGCGGGAGCTGGCGGCGCAATATGCCCGGATTTGTCGCGGCCTGTCGGACTGGGAAACCGATCCGGTCCGGCGCCGGGAACTGGACCAGATGGCCCGGAACCTGGACCGGGTCCCCTGGTATCCGCCGGTCACCTTCTGGGAAGCGGTCCAGGCCCTGTGGATCAACCACATGCTGGTCATGAGCGACGAAAACTATCCCGGTCCCGGCGTCTCCTTCGGCCGTGTCGACCAGTACCTGCTGCCCTTCTGGGAAAATTCTCTGAAAACAGGCATGTCCCGGGAGTTCGGCAAGGAAATACTAAAATGCTTCTGGATCCACTGCAACACCGCCTATGACGCCATGATCCGCAACGGCTACCAGGGCATCACCTCGGGATTCGGCCAGCTCGTCACCCTGTCCGGCCTGGGCAAGGACGGTCGGGACATGACCAACGACCTGACCTTTGCCATGCTGGAAGTCATCGACGAGATGTCCCCTATCCTGGAGCCCAAGCCCAACATCCGCCTGCACCGGCACTCTCCCGACGCCCTGCTGGACAAGGTGGTGGACATGGTCGGCGCCAGCCAGGGGGCCCCGTTCCTGCTCAACTTCGACGAGCGCTCCATGGCCGGCATGATGCGCGAGGCGCGCCTGGCCGGACTGGGACATTTAATCAATGAGACCAATGTCCATGAATACGCGCCGGTGGGGTGCCTGGAAAACACCATGGTCGGCAACGACCGTTCCGGCACGGTGGACTGCAACCTGAACCTGCTCAAGGCCGTGGAGCTGGCCTTAAACAACGGCCGGGACCTGCTCTCCTTTACCGATCCCATCACCGGCAAAACCGAAAAAATCGGCCAGGACGGCCCGGCCACCGGCGACGCCACCCGGTTTACCGCCTGGGAGGAATTCTGGAACGCCTACAAAATTCAGACCGCCGCCATTATCAAGCGCTGCGTGGACCTGTATGAAACCAGCGAATCCATCCGGGCAAAATACTTCCCCACGCCCTACCTCTCCTGCCTGGTCAAAGGCTGCGCGGAAAAGGGCCTGGATATCACCCGGGGCGGCGCCCAGATCAGCTTTGTCACCCTGGAAGCGGTCACCTTCGCCACCACCGTCGACTCGCTGCTGGCCATTCAATACCTGGTATTTGAAGCCAGAAAATGCGACATGGCCGAACTGATCCGGGCCCTGCGGGCCAACTGGGAAGGGTATGAAATGCTGCAGACCCTGGCGAAAAACCGGGCGCCCAAGTACGGCCGGGACGACGACCGGGCCGACGCCATGGCCCGGGAGGTGATGACGCTCTGGTGCGACGAAACCTGGAAACACAAGACCCGCGTCACCGGCCGGCAATTCCGGCCGGGCATGCTCAGCTGGAACTACTGGGCCGGAGACGGGTTTGTCATGGCGGCCAGCCCCGACGGCCGCCGCAAGGGGCAATTTCTCTCCAACGCCATCTGCCCCTCCAATGGCGCCGACATCAACGGCCCCACGGCCAATACCAACTCCGTGGGCAAGGCCCTGGGCGGCATGAGCCCGGACGGCCAGGGCGACCTGGACGGATACGTCAACATGCTGCCCAACGGCGCCAGCCATACCATCTCCTTTCAGCCGGCCATGGTCCGGGACCCGGCCCATCGGGAAAAATTCAAGGCTTTTCTCAAGGCTTACGCCCGCAACGGCGGCACCGCCCTGCAGATCAACATGGTCGACCCGGACATGCTCCGGGACGCCCAGAAGCACCCGGAAGACTACCGGCACCTGCTGGTCCGGGTCACCGGTTACAACGCCTATTTTACCGCCGTGGGACGAGAACTGCAGAACGAAATCATCGAGCGGGTCAGCCATGAGCGGCTCTGA
- a CDS encoding enoyl-CoA hydratase/isomerase family protein, with the protein MSAEGIHLEIREKIGIITINRPSRRNAFNAFMFAELARVTGELRANMPRVVVITGAGDKAFSAGFDVNPDNPLVMTMHEAMGKNDHQGLVDGMKVVRDAVDAFVALPVPIIAAINGLAYGGGAELSSRCDLRVMDRDAVVCFSEVRLGLMPDWGGGAALSRLVGAARAADLVLTARKVSADEALQLGFANRVSEKGRCLEDALALAQAISANGPRAVRHALAVIRQSRNMTLDQSLAMELDEAVALVESGECVHGITAFLEKRAAKFPDI; encoded by the coding sequence ATGTCAGCGGAAGGCATCCATCTGGAAATAAGAGAAAAAATCGGCATCATCACCATCAACCGGCCGTCACGACGGAACGCGTTTAACGCTTTCATGTTCGCGGAGCTGGCCCGGGTGACCGGCGAGCTGCGGGCGAATATGCCGCGGGTGGTCGTCATCACCGGTGCCGGGGACAAGGCTTTCAGCGCCGGTTTTGACGTCAACCCCGACAACCCCCTGGTCATGACAATGCATGAGGCCATGGGAAAAAATGACCACCAGGGGCTGGTCGACGGCATGAAGGTGGTACGGGACGCGGTCGACGCCTTTGTCGCCCTGCCCGTCCCCATCATCGCGGCCATCAACGGCCTGGCCTACGGCGGTGGGGCCGAACTGTCCAGCCGCTGCGACCTGCGGGTCATGGACCGGGACGCCGTCGTCTGTTTTTCCGAAGTCCGCCTGGGGCTCATGCCCGACTGGGGCGGCGGCGCCGCCCTGTCCCGGCTGGTGGGAGCGGCCCGGGCCGCGGACCTGGTCCTTACCGCCCGGAAAGTCTCCGCCGACGAAGCCCTGCAGCTCGGCTTCGCCAACCGGGTCAGCGAAAAAGGCCGCTGCCTGGAGGACGCCCTGGCCCTGGCCCAAGCCATATCCGCCAATGGTCCCCGGGCCGTGCGTCATGCCCTGGCCGTCATCCGGCAGAGCCGGAACATGACCCTGGATCAATCCCTGGCCATGGAACTGGACGAGGCCGTTGCCCTGGTCGAATCCGGAGAGTGCGTTCACGGCATCACCGCTTTTCTGGAAAAGAGAGCGGCGAAGTTTCCGGATATTTAA